The genomic window TGTTCATGAAAGGAAAAGCTGGTGAATATCACTGCAATTTTTGGTATAGTATGCGCATTTTTGCTTCTTGAAACCTAAAAGCATTCCGAATATATACGATAATGGTTCATTGATTAacaaataattaattatgtGTCATGATAAACTCTCTATTTAcattatttcttaaaattATGTAGTTGAAGTCATGAAATCTGTAATATAATAGGAATTATACCGTGACACAAAGTGTTCTAAATTGatagtatatttattacttgactttttttcttatttaaacaaatttaaaagaagacgAACTTTTAGATATATCCTCTAAAAGTTCCTCttgttatatattcatGAATTATTCCTCTCCGCTGCTCTCGACTGGCTCTGCCGCCACGTCTCGTACACTAATAACCCGTAGGAAAAcctttcttctcttttctttttcttctcttttgtgtcgtttcttattatcggtcataaaaatatatcacaaATTCCACGCCCGCCAGTCCTCCACATTATTTGCTGAAAATGATAGTTGtgggaagaaaaaaattgctCCAGGGGAGGTTCGAACTCTCGACCTTCAGATTATGAGACTGACGCTCTTCCTACTGAGCTACTGAAGCACAAGTACGGTTTATTTGGTATTGTGAAATCACTACTTTAGGTCAAACTCGATTAACCCGCTATCCGATATCAATAACCGGATTTCCCCTACCATTGCATCTCGGTATACGAGTGCCGCATCCGATATAGAATAACTAACTTGAAACATGAACTAACTTGAACTAACTTGAAACATGAACTAACTTGAAACATGATGCACACCCAATCACAATACATANNNNNNNNNNNNNNNNNNNNNNNNNNNNNNNNNNNNNNNNNNNNNNNNNNNNNNNNNNNNNNNNNNNNNNNNNNNNNNNNNNNNNNNNNNNNNNNNNNNNNNNNNNNNNNNNNNNNNNNNNNNNNNNNNNNNNNNNNNNNNNNNNNNNNNNNNNNNNNNNNNNNNNNNNNNNNNNNNNNNNNNNNNNNNNNNNNNNNNNNNNNNNNNNNNNNNNNNNNNNNNNNNNNNNNNNNNNNNNNNNNNNNNNNNNNNNNNNNNNNNNNNNNNNNNNNNNNNNNNNNNNNNNNNNNNNNNNNNNNNNNNNNNNNNNNNNNNNNNNNNNNNNNNNNNNNNNNNNNNNNNNNNNNNNNNNNNNNNNNNNNNNNNNNNNNNNNNNNNNNNNNNNNNNNNNNNNNNNNNNNNNNNNNNNNNNNNNNNNNNNNNNNNNNNNNNNNNNNNNNNNNNNNNNNNNNNNNNNNNNNNNNNNNNNNNNNNNNNNNNNNNNNNNNNNNNNNNNNNNNNNNNNNNNNNNNNNNNNNNNNNNNNNNNNNNNNNNNNNNNNNNNNNNNNNNNNNNNNNNNNNNNNNNNNNNNNNNNNNNNNNNNNNNNNNNNNNNNNNNNNNNNNNNNNNNNNNNNNNNNNNNNNNNNNNNNNNNNNNNNNNNNNNNNNNNNNNNNNNNNNNNNNNNNNNNNNNNNNNNNNNNNNNNNNNNNNNNNNNNNNNNNNNNNNNNNNNNNNNNNNNNNNNNNNNNNNNNNNNNNNNNNNNNNNNNNNNNNNNNNNNNNNNNNNNNNNNNNNNNNNNNNNNNNNNNNNNNNNNNNNNNNNNNNNNNNNNNNNNNNNNNNNNNNNNNNNNNNNNNNNNNNNNNNNNNNNNNNNNNNNNNNNNNNNNNNNNNNNNNNNNNNNNNNNNNNNNNNNNNNNNNNNNNNNNNNNNNNNNNNNNNNNNNNNNNNNNNNNNNNNNNNNNNNNNNNNNNNNNNNNNNNNNNNNNNNNNNNNNNNNNNNNNNNNNNNNNNNNNNNNNNNNNNNNNNNNNNNNNNNNNNNNNNNNNNNNNNNNNNNNNNNNNNNNNNNNNNNNNNNNNNNNNNNNNNNNNNNNNNNNNNNNNNNNNNNNNNNNNNNNNNNNNNNNNNNNNNNNNNNNNNNNNNNNNNNNNNNNNNNNNNNNNNNNNNNNNNNNNNNNNNNNNNNNNNNNNNNNNNNNNNNNNNNNNNNNNNNNNNNNNNNNNNNNNNNNNNNNNNNNNNNNNNNNNNNNNNNNNNNNNNNNNNNNNNNNNNNNNNNNNNNNNNNNNNNNNNNNNNNNNNNNNNNNNNNNNNNNNNNNNNNNNNNNNNNNNNNNNNNNNNNNNNNNNNNNNNNNNNNNNNNNNNNNNNNNNNNNNNNNNNNNNNNNNNNNNNNNNNNNNNNNNNNNNNNNNNNNNNNNNNNNNNNNNNNNNNNNNNNNNNNNNNNNNNNNNNNNNNNNNNNNNNNNNNNNNNNNNNNNNNNNNNNNNNNNNNNNNNNNNNNNNNNNNNNNNNNNNNNNNNNNNNNNNNNNNNNNNNNNNNNNNNNNNNNNNNNNNNNNNNNNNNNNNNNNNNNNNNNNNNNNNNNNNNNNNNNNNNNNNNNNNNNNNNNNNNNNNNNNNNNNNNNNNNNNNNNNNNNNNNNNNNNNNNNNNNNNNNNNNNNNNNNNNNNNNNNNNNNNNNNNNNNNNNNNNNNNNNNNNNNNNNNNNNNNNNNNNNNNNNNTAGTGAACATACCTTGAAATTATTCGGTAAGAGTGCTTTGAATGGAAGTAAAATTGCTTTAATAGTTAGAATGGTTAAAAGCTCTAAAGGTATTGCTTTGAAAGCTTCAGGAAAGGCTGAAGATGCCACTTTATGTTCAAGTTTAGTAAACGGATTGTTGTAGAgacttttatttttattatgtaTAAGCTTCTTTagtataattatataatgtatgaaaaaacaaaaaataaaactagAATATTGTATCTATTaccttcattttcatccTTTAGATTGAAAATGGCCATTGTTTTCCTTAGTGTGTCTTCCGTTTCCGATTTGACTGACAGCTTCAAGTCACAAATGCATGCTTTATACGTATTTATCACTACGCACAACGTCAAAtacatttttcaacttAAAGTAAATATGATATCAAGTCTAGTTCTCAAATACAAACATTCGAAAAAATCATCCATAGCATTAAAGATAGCACATAGAatggaaaaagaagaattagattTAAAAGAGGCATTAAGACTActaaagaaacaagaactcgaaagaaggaagaaaaagcgagatgaaaagaaaagtagAATTTACGAACCGCCTTTTACGTCGATATACATAAGTAATTTACCTAAAGATATCacagaagatgaattaattCGTGAATTTACCCATTATGGTATAATACGCAAAACTTCTGAGGGAGAAATACGATGCAAGCTCTACAAAGATAGTGATGGTAAAGTTAAGGGTGACGCTTTGATAGTATATGCTAGAATTGAGAGTGTTCAACTTGCAATCGATATGATGGATAAAACGATATTACGTGGATCGATAATTAATGTTCAAACTGCGCAATTTAAAAGTaataaaaggaaaattgatgataaaaataatgcaGAAGAAGGTGATCATGTCCCGCTTAAACGTGGGAAGCAGTTGCAAAAATACGCAGAGGATGGCACAATACAAGACGACAGCGCAAAAGAAGTATCGGATTGGCATATTACTAAACTTGAAGGTCATAGTGAGGCAGACAGGACTATTGTTTTAAATAATGTGTTAGACGTCGGTGCTAAATATACGGAAGGtgaattagatgaaatcaaagaagatATAGTAGATGAATGTTCTACGGTTAAAGGTATCGAACGTTTTGAATTAGATGAATCAAATGGTAGAGCATTAGTAGTATATGAGGATGTACCGTCGGCTCTTAACTGCCGTTCATTACTTGACGGTCGATTCTTTGATGGAAGAGAAATTATA from Naumovozyma dairenensis CBS 421 chromosome 3, complete genome includes these protein-coding regions:
- the CUS2 gene encoding U2 snRNP complex subunit CUS2 (similar to Saccharomyces cerevisiae CUS2 (YNL286W); ancestral locus Anc_3.74) is translated as MYEKTKNKTRILYLLPSFSSFRLKMAIVFLSVSSVSDLTDSFKSQMHALYVFITTHNVKYIFQLKVNMISSLVLKYKHSKKSSIALKIAHRMEKEELDLKEALRLLKKQELERRKKKRDEKKSRIYEPPFTSIYISNLPKDITEDELIREFTHYGIIRKTSEGEIRCKLYKDSDGKVKGDALIVYARIESVQLAIDMMDKTILRGSIINVQTAQFKSNKRKIDDKNNAEEGDHVPLKRGKQLQKYAEDGTIQDDSAKEVSDWHITKLEGHSEADRTIVLNNVLDVGAKYTEGELDEIKEDIVDECSTVKGIERFELDESNGRALVVYEDVPSALNCRSLLDGRFFDGREIIARTLTEEEGLLNKQDLSNFVTQERVEESEDDLVDES